In a single window of the Biomphalaria glabrata chromosome 13, xgBioGlab47.1, whole genome shotgun sequence genome:
- the LOC106074629 gene encoding G-protein coupled receptor dmsr-1-like — protein MSDDFDANDDLNTFSNWYSHYHGYVSLCVCVGGIVTNTFNFIVLTRKHMRTPVNQILTGLAVSDIITMLSYLPFAIHFYCIHPSSSQSPERNSKGWMSFLLFHISLTTVTHTISIWLCVVLAIVRYLHIRSPTRASSIRLRRNIQARYLVIGTYIISILVMIPNYLTNELKAKTIQDRSGLNETLTNETRPNMTFYYLENIRLGSNDTNPLVLANVWMYAVLAKLIPCCLITIFGSLLLYQMRTKLRQRKDFLKVSASNNHKLNEHSRTTMMLMTVIVLFLITELPQGILIVLSACKEGFFNSVYMPLGDVMDIGALVNNAINFVLYCSMSAKFRQTFLKLFCRCERDCDLEENGYVLREDKNDSYSNNNELENVL, from the coding sequence ATGTCCGACGATTTTGATGCCAACGATGACCTAAACACGTTCTCCAACTGGTACTCCCATTACCATGGCTACGTGTCCCTCTGCGTCTGTGTTGGCGGCATCGTCACCAACACGTTCAATTTCATCGTCCTGACCCGGAAGCACATGCGCACGCCCGTCAACCAGATCCTCACCGGGCTGGCTGTATCCGACATCATCACCATGCTGAGTTACTTGCCCTTTGCTATCCATTTCTACTGCATCCATCCAAGCTCTTCTCAGTCTCCTGAGAGGAACTCCAAAGGCTGGATGAGCTTCCTCCTTTTCCACATCAGTCTCACCACCGTCACTCATACCATAAGCATCTGGCTTTGCGTAGTGCTGGCCATCGTCCGTTACCTTCACATACGCTCGCCTACTCGGGCTAGTTCTATACGCCTCCGACGCAACATTCAGGCCAGATACCTGGTTATTGGGACGTACATTATATCCATTCTAGTCATGATTCCCAACTACTTGACTAACGAGCTCAAAGCCAAGACCATCCAGGATAGGTCTGGCTTGAACGAGACGCTTACCAACGAAACCAGGCCCAATATGACTTTCTACTACCTTGAGAACATTCGCTTAGGCAGCAACGACACGAACCCTTTAGTTCTGGCCAACGTCTGGATGTATGCGGTGCTGGCCAAGCTCATCCCCTGCTGCCTCATCACAATCTTCGGCTCGTTGCTTCTCTATCAGATGAGGACTAAGCTGAGGCAGCGGAAGGACTTCCTGAAGGTCTCAGCTTCCAACAACCACAAGCTGAACGAACATTCGCGGACGACTATGATGCTGATGACAGTTATCGTGCTCTTCCTGATCACCGAGCTCCCCCAGGGAATCCTTATCGTCCTAAGCGCCTGCAAGGAAGGATTCTTCAACAGTGTGTACATGCCGCTTGGGGACGTCATGGACATTGGCGCCCTAGTGAACAACGCCATCAACTTTGTGCTATACTGCTCTATGAGTGCCAAATTCAGACAGACGTTCCTCAAACTCTTTTGCCGTTGCGAAAGGGACTGTGACCTTGAAGAAAACGGGTACGTCCTTCGTGAGGATAAAAATGATTCTTACAGTAATAATAACGAGCTAGAAAACGTTCTGTAG